GAGGCCCAGCTCATCACGCGCGACGACCGCCTGGAGAAGATCGCGCAGGATCTCGTGCAGCACTTCCTGGGCCGGGGGCAGTTCGGTAAGGCCATGGTCGTCAGCCTCGATAAGGCCACCGCCGTCCGGATGTTCAACAAGGTCGAGCACTACTGGAATGACGAGATCGCGCTCGCCGAGGCCCAACTGGCGCAGGCAAGTGGGGACGAGCGCGACGCCCTGCTGCGCCGGCTGCAGTTTCTGCGGGAAACTGACCGGGCCGTGGTGATCTCGCAGGCGCAGAACGAGATTGACGACTTCAGGGACAAGGGGCTGGACATCACGCCCCACCGCAGGCGGATGGTCAAGGAAGACTTGGAGGGCCGATTCAAGGATCCGGGGGATCCGTTGCGGCTGGTGTTCGTGTGCGCCATGTGGATGACCGGCTTCGACGCGCCAAGCGTGAGCACCATCTACCTCGACAAACCCATGCGGAACCACACCCTGATGCAGACCATTGCCCGCGCCAACCGCGTCTGGGAGGAGAAGGTCAGCGGCCTGATCGTGGATTACATCGGCGTCTTCCGGAACCTGCAGCGCGCCCTGGCCGTGTATGGCGCCGGGAACGGCTCTGGCGTCGGCGCGGACGAGACCCCGGTGCAGGACAAGGCAGAACTGGTGGCGGCCCTCCAGGCGGCCATCGGAGAGGCGGAGGCGCAGGTCACGGCGCGTGGAATCGATCCGGCCGCGATCATCGCTGCCACTGGTGAACGGAAGATCGAACTTCTCAAGGATGCCACTGACGCACTGCTGGCCGGTGACGACATCCGCAAGCGCTTCACGGACACCGCCAATACCGTCAACCGGCTGTTCAAGGCCGTGCTCCCCGACCCGGCGGCCCAGGCGTTCGCGGCCCAGCGTGCGCTCTATGTGGTGCTGGCCGCCCGGCTGGAACTCGACGAGGAGGACGACCCTGAGGTCGACGGCGTCATGCACCAGGTGGAGACGCTCCTTGATACTTCGGTGGCGGCCTACGGCTACGTCATCCGCGAGGGCACGTCGCATGTCGACCTGAGCCAGGTGGACTTCGACAAGCTTCGCGACCTATTCGACAAGACGCCGCGCAAGCGCACCGAGGCCGAGAAGCTGCGCGGTGCCCTGAACGGTGAGGTGCAGCGCCTCACCCGGCTCAACAAGACCCGCGTGAACTACGCGGCCCGGTTGGAGGCCATGATTCAGGAGTACAACTCCGGCTCCGCCAACGTGGAGGCCTTCTTCGAGGAACTCATGCGCCTGGGGCGTGATCTCAGTGAAGAGGTCAAGCGGGCCCTGCGCGAGGGGCTCACCGAAGAGGAACTGGCCGTGTTCGACCAGATCACGGCCGCCGGTGTTGCGCTCAGCGACACTGATCGTGAGTCAGTGAAGACCGTCGCGCGCAGTCTGCTGGCCAAGTTGAAGTCCGACCGCCTGGTGCTCGACTGGCGCAAGAAGCAGCAGGCTCGGGCACAGGTACGTCAGGCAATCCGGCAGGAGCTGGACGCACTCCCTGATTGGTATGATCAGCAGGCATATAACGCAGCCGTTGTTGCCGTTTTTTCGCATGTTCACGAGGCGTATAAGAGCCATAACGAAAACATCTACATGTAAGTATGATGGCACTTTGCTGAATGGGGCGAGGAGGTACCTATGAATGAAAGGGACAGGACTCACGTTAAGAATCTTGAAAAAAAAGCTCAGGCGGCCCAAAGAGAGTTTTTGGACGCATTGGAGGAGCTGAGAGATCAGCTCGAGTTGGTCAGGGACGCAGAGCATGAAAAGCTAGCAAACATGGACGACAAGCTTTATGGTGTTGACAGGTACAAAAAGATAGAAGCAGAAGTGGAGGGTATCGAAACGGTGTTGAGGGACATCGAGGTCATTGAGTCTATGCCTGAGCTAGATCTCAGCGGGATCTACGGCTTGAATTCGTCGCCGGATCAACAATTTACTGAGCAGGAAATAGAAGAAATTCTTAACTCATAGGTCTAATTTTCTATGATCATCCGCTGGCAACCAGGGCACTGATCCAGCGGTTCGCAGTGTCGAAATCACCGGTTGAAATGTCTGTGGATGGAGGTGGTGGAGTGGAGTTGGTCGCCGACACCACGACACCACGACTTCACGTAGGTTCTGGTGCTCGAGGTGTGCTGTAGCTAGGGCGTGACCGCCGTGGATGCTCATTGGGCGCAGAAGATGGCACCAGGGAATGGACTGATCCGCTGTCGTACTAGAGATACGCAGCAGGGTAACTCCGATCGGTGACGCTGTGACAGGGCGAGCGCTGCAGCGACCCAGGCCATGGGCTTTCCCACCAGTGACTGCCGGTGACGAGTGCTGTGGATTTACCGATTGCCCGACCCGGCGGAAGCCCGGCTCGTTGATCGGCTACCGTATGAAGGGTAATGACGTTCGATATGCACGTAATCCGTGAGGCGTCGGGTTGACCCAACTGCTGCAGCCCACGACTCCGTGCCTGATCTATCACTTCACGGCCCTGGAGAACCTGCCGTCCATCCTGACCGCAGGCGGCCTCCACTGTAAGGTGCGAGCCCAGCCAGTCGCAGACATCTCGGACGCCCGCATCCAAGAACGTCGGTCTCGGCGGCGAGTAGAGGCTGGGCCGGGCGGTGTACTGCACGATTATGTGCCTTTCTACTTCACGCCGAGATCGCCCATGCTTCACCGCAGATACAAGCAGGATCTTGATGAAGGGACGAGGGTGCAGCAGCAGGTGGTCTATCTGGTGAGCTCAGTGGAGCGGGTTGTCGAGCTGGGTCTGCCCTTCGCGTTCACTGATGGTCACGCTGAGATGCGGGTGGACATCCGGTATTTCGATGACCCAGCTGACCTTGGCCAGCTGGACTGGCGAGTCCTGCACGCATCCGGCTGGCGTAACGACGAGGAGCGTCGGAAGCGGCAGTCGGAGTTTCTGGTGCAGGGGTTCTTGCCCCTAAGTGGGCTGCTAGGATTCGCGACCCGTACCTCCGATGTGAAGCAGCGGGTAGACCGGCTGTTCCGTGATCGGCAGGTGTCCCTGCGGGGGAGGGTACGCCCGGACTGGTACTATTGATGCACCATTTCGCTGTCAGCTGAACGGGGGGAGGTGAATGATGATCGAGCTGCAACGAGGCAACCTGCTTGAGGCCCACACTGAGGCCCTGGTGAACACCGTCAACACCAAGGGCGTCATGGGGAAGGGGGTAGCCCTACAGTTCAAGCGGCGCTATCCGGCGAATTACCAGGCCTACGTGGCTGCCTGCAAGGCGGAACAGGTGGAGGTCGGGAAGATGTTCGTCACCGAACTCCCCGTGAGCCTGGAGAGTGGGCCAAGGTACATCATCAACTTCCCGACGAAGCGTCACTGGCGTGGGAGTTCGCGTCTCAACTACATCGAGGCCGGGCTCGAAGATCTTGTGAGAGTTGTCCGTGAGCACTGTATCCGCTCAATTGCCATCCCGGCCCTGGGCTGTGGGAACGGTGGGCTTGAGTGGGCCGAAGTCCGTCCCCTGATCGAGGGCGCATTCGCAGCTCTGCCTGAAGTGCATGTCTATCTTTACCCACCAGATCAGAACCCTGATCCAGATTCACCGATTTTGCGGCCGATCACAAAACGTCCTCACTTGACTCGCGGCAGCGCTGCCATGCTACGACTGTTCAGGGAGTATCTGCTTCCCGATTACACACTGGGGCGAACCGAGGCGCAGAAGCTGATGTATTTCCTACAGGTCGCAGGCTTCGACCTCAAGCTGAACTTCCAGAAGAGCAAGTTCGGCCCATATGACAATAATGTGCGTTACGTCTTGGAGCGCATGGAAG
The Deinococcus metalli DNA segment above includes these coding regions:
- the darT gene encoding type II toxin-antitoxin system toxin DNA ADP-ribosyl transferase DarT is translated as MTQLLQPTTPCLIYHFTALENLPSILTAGGLHCKVRAQPVADISDARIQERRSRRRVEAGPGGVLHDYVPFYFTPRSPMLHRRYKQDLDEGTRVQQQVVYLVSSVERVVELGLPFAFTDGHAEMRVDIRYFDDPADLGQLDWRVLHASGWRNDEERRKRQSEFLVQGFLPLSGLLGFATRTSDVKQRVDRLFRDRQVSLRGRVRPDWYY
- the darG gene encoding type II toxin-antitoxin system antitoxin DNA ADP-ribosyl glycohydrolase DarG, whose amino-acid sequence is MMIELQRGNLLEAHTEALVNTVNTKGVMGKGVALQFKRRYPANYQAYVAACKAEQVEVGKMFVTELPVSLESGPRYIINFPTKRHWRGSSRLNYIEAGLEDLVRVVREHCIRSIAIPALGCGNGGLEWAEVRPLIEGAFAALPEVHVYLYPPDQNPDPDSPILRPITKRPHLTRGSAAMLRLFREYLLPDYTLGRTEAQKLMYFLQVAGFDLKLNFQKSKFGPYDNNVRYVLERMEGHYIQGYGTGESGSRIHLLPGAAEEARNTLLDSPEIEQSLERVTALIEGFETPFSLELLATVHWVATQEQATTPAEALVRIADWTPRKKLLMTPDKVDLAWRHLQELGWLPTVDPIDDPPFPSPVA
- a CDS encoding type I restriction endonuclease subunit R; protein product: MREFSEARLVEETCLTILRELGWATLDATHEVLGVNGTLGRESQREVVLARDLRAALTTLNPGLHASVIEQAVEVLTLDRSALSPVAANQELYDLMVHGVPVLVPDDEGGGEKPDRVRVIDWINPANNTVLAVQQLTVKSDLYTRRPDVIGFVNGLPLVFIELKSTHRRLKNAYRDNLRDYRSTIPHLFHANGVVLLSNGTDGVVGSMTAGWEHFAEWVRVASEDEPRRVGLSTLLRGTCEPGRLLDLVENFTVYLETQGGVAKILAKNHQVLGVNNALQALEGIGENRGRLGVFWHTQGSGKSLSMVFFSRKVLRKVHGNWSFLVVTDRDELDQQIYTTFARTGTVQEQEERVRAANGAHLKELLREDHRFLFTLIQKFHTPQGEVYPQLSARGNVIVMTDEAHRSQYDIFAGNMRAALPNAAFIGFTGTPLMEGEQKTREVFGDYVSVYNFSEAVQDRATVPLYYENRIPELQLTNAELQAHMEDLLDREGVDEDAERLVEREFSREAQLITRDDRLEKIAQDLVQHFLGRGQFGKAMVVSLDKATAVRMFNKVEHYWNDEIALAEAQLAQASGDERDALLRRLQFLRETDRAVVISQAQNEIDDFRDKGLDITPHRRRMVKEDLEGRFKDPGDPLRLVFVCAMWMTGFDAPSVSTIYLDKPMRNHTLMQTIARANRVWEEKVSGLIVDYIGVFRNLQRALAVYGAGNGSGVGADETPVQDKAELVAALQAAIGEAEAQVTARGIDPAAIIAATGERKIELLKDATDALLAGDDIRKRFTDTANTVNRLFKAVLPDPAAQAFAAQRALYVVLAARLELDEEDDPEVDGVMHQVETLLDTSVAAYGYVIREGTSHVDLSQVDFDKLRDLFDKTPRKRTEAEKLRGALNGEVQRLTRLNKTRVNYAARLEAMIQEYNSGSANVEAFFEELMRLGRDLSEEVKRALREGLTEEELAVFDQITAAGVALSDTDRESVKTVARSLLAKLKSDRLVLDWRKKQQARAQVRQAIRQELDALPDWYDQQAYNAAVVAVFSHVHEAYKSHNENIYM